In Tiliqua scincoides isolate rTilSci1 chromosome 1, rTilSci1.hap2, whole genome shotgun sequence, the following are encoded in one genomic region:
- the CNIH1 gene encoding protein cornichon homolog 1 isoform X3, whose protein sequence is MTRPGILRAPPLGPPLRHGLHVRRLLLHAGAAAHRRPHLLRHLIIAFDELKTDYKNPIDQCNTLNPLVLPEYLIHAFFCVMFLCATEWLTLGLNMPLLAYHIWRYMSRPVMSGPGLYDPTTIMNADILAYCQKEGWCKLAFYLLSFFYYLYGMIYVLVSS, encoded by the exons ATGACCCGGCCCGGCATCCTCCGCGCGCCGCCGCTGGGCCCGCCGCTCCGCCATGGCCTTCACGTTCGCCGCCTTCTGCTACATGCTGGCGCTGCTGCTCACCGCCGCCCTCATCTTCTTCGCCATCTG ATTATAGCTTTTGATGAGCTGAAGACTGACTACAAGAATCCCATAGACCAGTGTAATACGCTCAACCCT CTTGTACTTCCAGAGTACCTCATCCATGCCTTCTTCTGCGTTATGTTTCTGTGTGCAACAGAGTGGCTTACGCTGGGTCTCAATATGCCATTATTGGCGTATCACATTTGGAG GTATATGAGTAGACCCGTGATGAGTGGACCAGGACTGTACGACCCCACAACTATCATGAATGCAGATATTTTAGCATATTGTCAGAAAGAAGGATGGTGCAAACTAGCATTTTACCTTCTATCCTTTTTTTACTACCTATATGG CATGATTTATGTTCTGGTGAGCTCTTAA
- the CNIH1 gene encoding protein cornichon homolog 1 isoform X1, with the protein MTRPGILRAPPLGPPLRHGLHVRRLLLHAGAAAHRRPHLLRHLIIAFDELKTDYKNPIDQCNTLNPLVLPEYLIHAFFCVMFLCATEWLTLGLNMPLLAYHIWRYMSRPVMSGPGLYDPTTIMNADILAYCQKEGWCKLAFYLLSFFYYLYGYQADLSHQALQEKMAIGQVMLQIPRISDLLLM; encoded by the exons ATGACCCGGCCCGGCATCCTCCGCGCGCCGCCGCTGGGCCCGCCGCTCCGCCATGGCCTTCACGTTCGCCGCCTTCTGCTACATGCTGGCGCTGCTGCTCACCGCCGCCCTCATCTTCTTCGCCATCTG ATTATAGCTTTTGATGAGCTGAAGACTGACTACAAGAATCCCATAGACCAGTGTAATACGCTCAACCCT CTTGTACTTCCAGAGTACCTCATCCATGCCTTCTTCTGCGTTATGTTTCTGTGTGCAACAGAGTGGCTTACGCTGGGTCTCAATATGCCATTATTGGCGTATCACATTTGGAG GTATATGAGTAGACCCGTGATGAGTGGACCAGGACTGTACGACCCCACAACTATCATGAATGCAGATATTTTAGCATATTGTCAGAAAGAAGGATGGTGCAAACTAGCATTTTACCTTCTATCCTTTTTTTACTACCTATATGG CTACCAAGCAGATCTCTCCCATCAAGCTCTACAAGAGAAGATGGCCATTGGACAAGTAATGCTGCAGATTCCTAGAATATCTGATCTCCTTCTCATGTGA
- the CNIH1 gene encoding protein cornichon homolog 1 isoform X4: MAFTFAAFCYMLALLLTAALIFFAIWHIIAFDELKTDYKNPIDQCNTLNPLVLPEYLIHAFFCVMFLCATEWLTLGLNMPLLAYHIWRYMSRPVMSGPGLYDPTTIMNADILAYCQKEGWCKLAFYLLSFFYYLYGMIYVLVSS; encoded by the exons ATGGCCTTCACGTTCGCCGCCTTCTGCTACATGCTGGCGCTGCTGCTCACCGCCGCCCTCATCTTCTTCGCCATCTGGCAC ATTATAGCTTTTGATGAGCTGAAGACTGACTACAAGAATCCCATAGACCAGTGTAATACGCTCAACCCT CTTGTACTTCCAGAGTACCTCATCCATGCCTTCTTCTGCGTTATGTTTCTGTGTGCAACAGAGTGGCTTACGCTGGGTCTCAATATGCCATTATTGGCGTATCACATTTGGAG GTATATGAGTAGACCCGTGATGAGTGGACCAGGACTGTACGACCCCACAACTATCATGAATGCAGATATTTTAGCATATTGTCAGAAAGAAGGATGGTGCAAACTAGCATTTTACCTTCTATCCTTTTTTTACTACCTATATGG CATGATTTATGTTCTGGTGAGCTCTTAA
- the CNIH1 gene encoding protein cornichon homolog 1 isoform X2 codes for MAFTFAAFCYMLALLLTAALIFFAIWHIIAFDELKTDYKNPIDQCNTLNPLVLPEYLIHAFFCVMFLCATEWLTLGLNMPLLAYHIWRYMSRPVMSGPGLYDPTTIMNADILAYCQKEGWCKLAFYLLSFFYYLYGYQADLSHQALQEKMAIGQVMLQIPRISDLLLM; via the exons ATGGCCTTCACGTTCGCCGCCTTCTGCTACATGCTGGCGCTGCTGCTCACCGCCGCCCTCATCTTCTTCGCCATCTGGCAC ATTATAGCTTTTGATGAGCTGAAGACTGACTACAAGAATCCCATAGACCAGTGTAATACGCTCAACCCT CTTGTACTTCCAGAGTACCTCATCCATGCCTTCTTCTGCGTTATGTTTCTGTGTGCAACAGAGTGGCTTACGCTGGGTCTCAATATGCCATTATTGGCGTATCACATTTGGAG GTATATGAGTAGACCCGTGATGAGTGGACCAGGACTGTACGACCCCACAACTATCATGAATGCAGATATTTTAGCATATTGTCAGAAAGAAGGATGGTGCAAACTAGCATTTTACCTTCTATCCTTTTTTTACTACCTATATGG CTACCAAGCAGATCTCTCCCATCAAGCTCTACAAGAGAAGATGGCCATTGGACAAGTAATGCTGCAGATTCCTAGAATATCTGATCTCCTTCTCATGTGA